In the genome of Streptomyces sp. V2I9, one region contains:
- the alc gene encoding allantoicase has translation MTFDASEPVFQDPDTDPHANDAAPYGGGDPYADYREAGDLPFTELVDLADRRLGAGVIAASDEFFAERENLLIRERAVFDPERFGHKGKIMDGWETRRRRGTDADHPFPAPEDHDWAIVRLGAPGIIRGLIVDTAHFRGNYPQRVSVQATSVDGAPSPEQLLADDVKWEEILPPTPVRGHAANAFGITGGRRSTHLRLCQHPDGGIARLRVHGEVVPDPAWLAALGTVDLISVLNGGRYEDASDRFYSSPTQIILPGTSRKMDDGWENRRRRVRGTHDWVRFRLAAQGAVRAVEIDTAHLKGNAAGWIALQGRNGDTGEWFEIIPRTRLQPDTLHRFVLRAHAVVTHVRLDAFPDGGVARMRLHGSLTESGAAELTRRYEESGA, from the coding sequence GACCTTCGACGCGAGCGAGCCCGTCTTCCAGGATCCCGACACCGACCCCCACGCCAACGACGCCGCACCGTACGGCGGCGGCGACCCCTACGCCGACTACCGCGAGGCCGGGGACCTCCCCTTCACCGAGCTGGTCGACCTCGCGGACCGCCGCCTCGGCGCGGGGGTGATCGCCGCCTCCGACGAGTTCTTCGCCGAGCGCGAGAACCTGCTGATCCGCGAACGCGCCGTCTTCGACCCCGAGCGCTTCGGCCACAAGGGGAAGATCATGGACGGCTGGGAGACCCGCCGCCGTCGCGGCACGGACGCCGACCACCCCTTCCCGGCCCCCGAGGACCACGACTGGGCCATCGTCCGACTCGGCGCCCCCGGCATCATCCGCGGCCTGATCGTGGACACCGCCCACTTCCGCGGCAACTACCCGCAGCGCGTCTCCGTACAGGCCACCTCCGTCGACGGCGCCCCGAGTCCCGAGCAGCTCCTCGCCGACGACGTGAAGTGGGAGGAGATCCTGCCGCCCACCCCCGTGCGCGGCCACGCCGCCAACGCCTTCGGGATCACCGGCGGCCGCCGCTCCACCCACCTGCGCCTCTGCCAGCACCCCGACGGCGGCATCGCCCGCCTCCGCGTGCACGGCGAGGTCGTCCCGGATCCGGCCTGGCTCGCCGCGCTCGGCACGGTGGACCTGATCTCGGTCCTCAACGGCGGCCGTTACGAGGACGCCTCCGACCGCTTCTACTCCTCGCCCACCCAGATCATCCTGCCGGGCACCTCCCGCAAGATGGACGACGGCTGGGAGAACCGCCGCCGCCGGGTCCGCGGCACCCACGACTGGGTCCGCTTCCGCCTTGCCGCCCAGGGCGCGGTCCGCGCGGTCGAGATCGACACCGCCCACCTCAAGGGCAACGCCGCCGGCTGGATCGCCCTCCAGGGACGCAACGGCGACACCGGCGAGTGGTTCGAGATCATCCCGCGCACCCGCCTCCAGCCCGACACCCTCCACCGGTTCGTGCTGCGCGCCCACGCCGTCGTCACCCACGTCCGCCTCGACGCCTTCCCCGACGGCGGCGTGGCCCGGATGCGGCTGCACGGCTCGCTCACCGAGTCCGGCGCGGCCGAGCTGACCCGCCGCTACGAGGAGTCCGGCGCGTAG
- a CDS encoding nuclear transport factor 2 family protein: MQEETARSAIDTFLSAFNALDDHYVTELLSRALTSDVVFWGPLGRSEGIAAVEQFVLDIRRHPAGAGTMVRCSAVDMPDEWARYRWAFTTPGGGPRLAGTDVVHLRRGLIDQVIVFAGEIKPSDF; the protein is encoded by the coding sequence ATGCAAGAAGAGACCGCACGGTCGGCGATCGACACGTTCCTCTCCGCGTTCAACGCCCTGGACGACCACTACGTCACCGAGCTGCTCTCCCGGGCCCTGACCTCCGACGTGGTCTTCTGGGGGCCGCTGGGCCGCAGCGAAGGGATCGCGGCGGTCGAGCAGTTCGTGCTGGACATCCGGCGTCACCCCGCGGGGGCCGGAACGATGGTGCGCTGTTCGGCGGTGGACATGCCTGACGAGTGGGCCCGGTACCGGTGGGCCTTCACGACCCCGGGCGGAGGCCCCCGGCTGGCGGGAACGGACGTCGTCCACCTGCGGCGCGGCCTCATCGACCAGGTCATCGTCTTCGCGGGAGAGATCAAGCCGTCCGACTTCTGA